A single genomic interval of Porphyromonas sp. oral taxon 275 harbors:
- a CDS encoding DNA repair protein RecO, with translation MQALSTPAIVLHRTRYSDSYSIYQLYTREAGAVGVLVPERRQRRQPIRELLRPLAEVELILKKQSRGELYKIQEARGLCLHHSLQTHPAKGAQAIFLSEFLYRILRTPSPEPELYHFISHSLQLWEGLEQGVANFHLSFLIQLLEYFGLTPELPEEPCLGRFFDLSELRFVPSPGAYRLSPEEYAAVPALLRMSYERLYGYPLNRLQRARILDLLLDYYRLHLHHFPPLKCLPILRQLATTSPPPAPIPVDED, from the coding sequence ATGCAGGCCCTCAGCACTCCCGCCATCGTCCTCCACCGCACGCGCTACAGCGACAGCTACAGCATCTACCAGCTCTACACACGCGAGGCAGGGGCTGTAGGCGTCCTCGTACCCGAGCGGCGCCAGCGTCGGCAGCCCATACGGGAGCTACTGCGCCCGCTGGCAGAGGTAGAGCTGATCCTCAAGAAGCAAAGCCGCGGCGAGCTCTACAAGATCCAGGAAGCCCGTGGCCTCTGCCTCCACCACAGCCTACAGACGCACCCTGCCAAGGGCGCACAGGCCATCTTCCTCAGCGAGTTCCTCTACCGCATCCTCCGCACCCCGAGCCCCGAGCCCGAGCTCTACCACTTCATCAGCCACTCGCTGCAGCTCTGGGAAGGGCTGGAGCAAGGCGTGGCGAACTTCCACCTCAGCTTCCTCATCCAGCTGCTGGAGTACTTCGGCCTCACGCCCGAGCTGCCGGAGGAGCCTTGCCTAGGGCGCTTCTTCGACCTCTCGGAGCTGCGCTTCGTCCCTAGCCCAGGCGCCTATCGCCTCAGCCCCGAGGAGTACGCGGCCGTGCCTGCTCTGCTTCGGATGAGCTACGAGCGCTTGTATGGCTACCCGCTCAATAGGCTGCAGCGCGCCCGCATCCTCGACCTGCTGCTGGACTACTACCGCCTGCACCTGCACCACTTTCCCCCGCTGAAGTGCCTACCCATCCTGCGGCAGCTCGCCACCACGAGCCCTCCGCCGGCCCCGATCCCCGTAGATGAGGACTGA
- the ruvX gene encoding Holliday junction resolvase RuvX: MGRILAIDFGRKRCGVAATDTLQLVPGGLGTIPTHQLLDWLADYLSREPVDLLVMGYPRQMQGQESESMKYIRPFVTRLQQAQPQLKIVYQDERFTSVLAQRTIREAGIGKMRRQQDKGLVDEVSAVIILQSYLEQRDGLGPIQLP; the protein is encoded by the coding sequence ATGGGAAGGATATTAGCTATTGATTTCGGACGCAAGCGCTGCGGCGTAGCGGCTACCGACACCCTACAGCTCGTACCAGGCGGGCTGGGGACGATACCCACACACCAGCTACTGGACTGGCTCGCCGACTACCTCAGCCGCGAGCCCGTGGATCTACTCGTGATGGGCTACCCCCGCCAGATGCAGGGTCAGGAGTCCGAATCGATGAAATACATCCGCCCCTTCGTCACCCGCCTGCAGCAGGCACAGCCCCAGCTCAAGATCGTCTATCAGGACGAGCGCTTCACCTCGGTCCTAGCGCAGCGTACCATACGCGAGGCAGGCATAGGCAAGATGCGCCGCCAGCAGGACAAGGGGCTCGTCGACGAGGTCAGCGCCGTCATCATCCTGCAGAGCTACCTCGAGCAGCGCGATGGCCTCGGGCCCATACAGCTACCCTAG
- the def gene encoding peptide deformylase produces the protein MKLPIYIYGHPVLREVGADISPDYVGLQQLLEDMWETMYFSDGIGLAAPQIGRAIRLFVIDADPMAESYPECKGLKQTFINARIVESSEETLAEDEGCLSIPGIHERVTRPATITIEYVDANFEPHRETYSGFAARVIQHEYDHIEGVLFTDKIAAIRRQLIKGKLTNLQKGKVSAHYRTVTAPQKRK, from the coding sequence ATGAAACTACCTATTTATATCTACGGTCACCCCGTCCTACGCGAGGTCGGCGCCGACATCAGCCCCGACTATGTGGGCCTACAGCAGCTCCTCGAGGACATGTGGGAGACTATGTACTTCTCCGATGGCATCGGGCTAGCGGCGCCTCAGATCGGGCGCGCCATTCGCCTCTTCGTCATCGACGCCGATCCCATGGCCGAGAGCTACCCCGAGTGCAAGGGGCTCAAGCAGACCTTCATCAATGCTCGTATCGTAGAGAGCAGCGAGGAGACGCTGGCCGAGGATGAGGGCTGCCTCAGCATCCCAGGCATCCACGAGCGCGTCACCCGCCCGGCCACGATCACCATCGAGTACGTGGATGCGAACTTCGAGCCACACCGCGAGACCTACTCCGGCTTCGCTGCCCGCGTCATCCAGCACGAGTACGACCACATCGAGGGCGTGCTCTTCACGGACAAGATCGCCGCCATCCGCCGCCAGCTCATCAAGGGCAAGCTGACCAACCTACAGAAGGGTAAGGTGAGTGCACACTACCGCACCGTCACTGCCCCTCAGAAGCGTAAGTAA
- a CDS encoding bifunctional UDP-3-O-[3-hydroxymyristoyl] N-acetylglucosamine deacetylase/3-hydroxyacyl-ACP dehydratase — protein MKKQQTLASSFALTGKGLHTGLNIEINFHPAPAGTGRVIRRTDLEGMPEIPALSEFVKGTERGTVLIKGSAAVSTIEHAMAALYAKGVDNCLIEVNAPEFPILDGSAKHYIEAIDRVGLVEQELPVEPYIVKQRQEVSSSDGRSRIILLPDSKFGVDVHVSFDSPVLSNQFASLESLEDFDQEISASRTFVFVREVETLLEHNLIKGGDLDNALVIYDQPMEQTQLDKICDLMGVARKVAPELGYINNSPIIFPNEPARHKLLDVLGDLALIGRPIVGRIIAFCPGHKINNEMGLKIRKDIKLNEAQAPLYDPNATPLLDVNQVRERLPHRYPFLMVDKIIEIGADYIVGVKSVSGNEPFFQGHFPSEPVMPGVLQVEAMAQVGGLLILSQVEDPERYSTYFMKIDNVKFRQKVVPGDTLVFKLRLITEVRRGVANMRGLAFVGEKLVCEAEFMAQVVKNK, from the coding sequence ATGAAGAAGCAACAGACGCTCGCCAGCTCCTTCGCCCTCACGGGGAAGGGCCTCCACACGGGTCTAAATATCGAGATCAACTTCCATCCCGCGCCTGCTGGCACGGGTCGCGTCATCCGCCGCACGGATCTGGAGGGCATGCCCGAGATCCCCGCCCTCTCTGAGTTCGTCAAGGGCACCGAGCGCGGCACCGTCCTCATCAAGGGCTCAGCCGCCGTCAGCACCATCGAGCACGCTATGGCAGCACTCTATGCCAAGGGCGTGGACAACTGCCTCATCGAGGTCAACGCCCCTGAGTTCCCTATCCTCGACGGCAGTGCCAAGCACTACATCGAGGCTATCGACCGCGTCGGCCTTGTCGAGCAGGAGCTCCCCGTCGAGCCCTACATCGTCAAGCAGCGCCAGGAGGTCTCGTCTAGCGATGGCCGCTCGCGCATCATCCTGCTACCCGACAGCAAGTTCGGCGTGGACGTGCACGTGTCCTTCGACTCGCCTGTGCTGAGCAATCAGTTCGCCTCCCTGGAGTCGCTGGAAGACTTCGACCAGGAGATCTCCGCCAGCCGCACCTTCGTCTTCGTGCGCGAGGTGGAGACGCTGCTGGAGCACAACCTCATCAAGGGCGGCGACCTCGACAACGCCCTCGTGATCTACGACCAGCCTATGGAGCAGACGCAGCTCGACAAGATCTGCGACCTGATGGGCGTAGCGCGCAAGGTAGCCCCCGAGCTGGGCTACATCAATAACAGCCCCATCATCTTCCCCAACGAGCCTGCCCGTCACAAGCTGCTCGATGTCCTCGGAGACCTCGCCCTCATCGGCCGTCCCATCGTCGGGCGTATCATCGCCTTCTGCCCCGGGCATAAGATCAACAACGAGATGGGCCTGAAGATCCGCAAGGATATCAAGCTCAACGAAGCGCAGGCCCCGCTCTACGACCCCAACGCCACGCCGCTGCTGGATGTCAACCAGGTGCGTGAGCGTCTGCCCCACCGCTACCCCTTCCTCATGGTGGACAAGATCATCGAGATCGGCGCGGACTATATCGTAGGTGTCAAGAGCGTCTCGGGCAACGAGCCCTTCTTCCAGGGCCACTTCCCCAGCGAGCCCGTCATGCCCGGCGTCCTGCAGGTCGAGGCCATGGCTCAGGTCGGGGGGCTACTCATCCTCAGCCAGGTGGAGGACCCCGAGCGCTACTCTACCTACTTCATGAAGATAGACAACGTGAAGTTCCGCCAGAAGGTCGTCCCAGGCGACACCCTCGTCTTCAAGCTCCGCCTCATTACCGAGGTGCGTCGCGGCGTGGCGAATATGCGCGGTCTAGCCTTCGTCGGCGAGAAGCTCGTCTGCGAGGCTGAGTTCATGGCTCAGGTCGTCAAGAATAAGTAA
- the rsmI gene encoding 16S rRNA (cytidine(1402)-2'-O)-methyltransferase has protein sequence MPKLILVPTPIGNLEDITLRALKVLRSVPLILAEDTRTSGLLLQHYEIKCPMQSYHKYNEHQALERLCDRIEQEGEVALITDAGTPAISDPGYLLVRACLERSIEVECLPGATAFVPALVISGLPSDRFSFEGFLPAKKGRQTKLRELAQRDHTMILYESPHRLLKTLEQLAEHFAADTQVAAVRELTKLYEEAVRGTLAELIQHFTQHEPRGEFVLIIGRNSTFEGEKEPPIDDSKPLSEEERKRLRRSKKWNK, from the coding sequence ATGCCCAAGCTCATCCTAGTGCCCACCCCTATAGGCAACCTCGAGGACATCACCCTACGCGCCCTCAAGGTGCTGCGCAGCGTCCCGCTCATCCTCGCCGAGGATACGCGCACCTCGGGGCTACTCCTACAGCACTACGAGATCAAGTGCCCGATGCAGAGCTACCACAAGTACAATGAGCATCAGGCCCTGGAGCGCCTCTGCGACCGCATCGAGCAGGAGGGCGAGGTAGCCCTCATCACCGACGCGGGCACCCCCGCCATCTCCGACCCCGGCTACCTCCTAGTGCGTGCCTGCCTGGAGCGTAGCATCGAGGTCGAGTGCCTCCCAGGGGCTACGGCCTTCGTCCCCGCGCTCGTCATCTCGGGCTTGCCCTCCGATCGCTTCAGCTTCGAGGGCTTCCTCCCCGCCAAGAAGGGGCGGCAGACCAAGCTCCGTGAGCTCGCCCAGCGCGACCACACGATGATCCTCTACGAGTCCCCTCACCGCCTCCTCAAGACCCTCGAGCAGCTGGCCGAGCACTTCGCCGCCGACACGCAGGTGGCGGCCGTGCGGGAGCTCACCAAGCTCTACGAAGAGGCGGTACGCGGCACCCTCGCGGAGCTCATCCAGCACTTCACCCAGCACGAGCCGCGGGGGGAGTTTGTGCTTATTATCGGAAGAAATAGTACATTTGAGGGTGAAAAGGAGCCCCCAATAGACGACAGCAAGCCACTCAGCGAAGAGGAGCGCAAGCGACTACGGCGCTCTAAAAAGTGGAATAAGTAA
- a CDS encoding bifunctional ADP-dependent NAD(P)H-hydrate dehydratase/NAD(P)H-hydrate epimerase: protein MQKIFTGKQLPLLYQRALELDGLTSRDHIDRAASAFVQEFVRHYQRGVRMVYVWAGAGRCGAYALRTARLLFDRGYRVSVYLIYSAGKISPEVEELLPLMEAEGLLFTPIYESLLKVNLSSEDVVIDGIFGAELSTPLSGGYQQLIQYLNASKARRVSIEIPSGLFAEENSGNQHREIFRAERTIAFDSPKLAFFFKEHKPYVGEWRHIPLGISAAAEEGIPVQYHLIEDSSVTTELQSRPLEGYGTLPPRVFVPILQPGYAGSALLLARAAQRSGLASLELSIPKEEALQLQLMLPELRITSGSFESYQQYLSSYTAIAVTSGFGTSEQAAGRLQSLLTLAATRPFLLAEDALRLFTKHRELLPLIPPNSILVADEFSFDQLTTRHSSDAERLREAKELAAQLDVCLILRGESTAICLPSGSVLFDVTGNSALSRPGCQQVLYGLIIGLLAQYRSSMTAAMIGVHLHGLAAELYSGKQSQRSLVAGDLLPQISRAYHQLDL, encoded by the coding sequence ATGCAGAAGATCTTCACCGGCAAGCAGCTCCCCCTGCTCTACCAGCGGGCGCTCGAGCTCGACGGGCTGACGAGTCGTGACCACATCGATCGTGCTGCTAGCGCCTTCGTCCAGGAGTTCGTCCGCCACTACCAGCGCGGCGTACGCATGGTCTACGTCTGGGCTGGAGCGGGGCGCTGCGGGGCCTATGCGCTGAGGACGGCACGCCTGCTCTTCGACCGCGGCTACCGCGTCTCGGTCTACCTCATCTATAGCGCGGGCAAGATCTCCCCCGAGGTGGAGGAGCTACTCCCGCTGATGGAGGCGGAGGGACTCCTCTTCACGCCTATCTACGAGTCGCTGCTCAAGGTCAACCTCAGCAGCGAGGATGTGGTGATCGATGGTATCTTCGGCGCAGAGCTCTCTACGCCCCTCTCGGGCGGCTACCAGCAGCTCATCCAGTACCTCAATGCCAGCAAGGCGCGCCGCGTGAGCATCGAGATCCCCTCGGGTCTCTTCGCCGAGGAGAACTCGGGGAACCAGCATCGGGAGATCTTCCGTGCCGAGCGCACCATCGCCTTCGATAGCCCGAAGCTCGCCTTCTTCTTCAAGGAGCATAAGCCCTATGTCGGGGAGTGGCGTCACATCCCCCTCGGTATCAGTGCTGCCGCCGAGGAGGGTATCCCCGTCCAGTACCACCTCATCGAGGATAGCTCGGTGACTACCGAGCTGCAGAGCCGTCCCCTCGAGGGCTACGGCACCCTTCCCCCTCGGGTCTTCGTCCCCATCCTCCAGCCTGGCTATGCAGGCTCGGCGCTGCTGCTGGCACGTGCGGCTCAGCGCTCGGGGCTCGCTTCGCTCGAGCTCTCCATCCCCAAGGAGGAGGCCCTCCAGCTCCAGCTCATGCTGCCCGAGCTACGCATCACCAGCGGCAGCTTCGAGAGCTACCAGCAGTACCTCTCGAGCTATACGGCTATCGCTGTGACCAGCGGCTTCGGCACGAGCGAGCAGGCTGCGGGACGCCTCCAGTCCCTCCTCACGCTCGCTGCGACACGCCCCTTCCTGCTGGCGGAGGACGCGCTGCGGCTCTTCACCAAGCACCGCGAACTGCTGCCGCTCATCCCGCCGAACTCTATCCTCGTGGCGGACGAATTCAGCTTCGACCAGCTCACCACGCGCCACAGCTCGGATGCAGAGCGTCTGCGCGAGGCTAAGGAACTGGCGGCACAGCTCGACGTCTGCCTCATCCTACGCGGCGAGAGCACGGCGATCTGTCTGCCTAGCGGCTCAGTCCTCTTCGATGTGACGGGCAATAGCGCCCTCTCGCGCCCAGGCTGCCAGCAGGTACTCTACGGCCTCATCATCGGCCTGCTCGCGCAGTACCGCTCGAGCATGACGGCCGCCATGATCGGGGTGCACCTGCACGGACTCGCTGCTGAGCTCTACTCGGGCAAGCAGAGCCAGCGCAGCCTCGTAGCGGGCGACCTCCTCCCCCAGATCAGCCGCGCCTACCATCAGCTCGACCTCTAG
- a CDS encoding tetratricopeptide repeat protein, with the protein MRKPLLLALALLGASSLLRAQIDVDQVLNIGRNAIYFKDYIVSMGYFNQVIGLRPWMAEPYLYRSIAKISLDDYAGASADASLALERNPLLSRAYLIRGIAHLASKDYPAATKDFRQGLSLSPADQGMHHNLTLALLEEKKYQEADSAAYQMLRFAPKSREAYRFLAQSALERQDTLLAQQRLGQLLELDSAYSPAYLLRAQIAAARQDYSSSIRDLDYVIGRGSASASLYVNRAIMRYHQNDLRGAMEDYSEALRLSPSERAALNNRALLRMQVGEYSLAITDWDKLLQLEPKNHIARYNRALLLERVGRLRAALSDLNEVLRVYPIFSEGFVARAALRQRLGDTKGATQDQLHVFDLSNNARYRKQATQQAKTNSKPSKTRSETDEAIEKYGLLVETKPETGAERPSYSSQLRGRVQDVEQQLQPKQDVHLSYFTEVDKDGNQSRVFYSSLLDQLNSRLRQRDRRAPRILLEERSLQLGEKQIQALHADIRQLSELGEDQAELYLRRGIDYALLQDLDQAILDFTRALSIDPKLSIAYLARAAASVRRSQALQSRQAEPSTSTEQQLIRSAATVGGQPITVPSAPRRPSALLEHPPLLDLNQLLQLAPGFAYGYYNRANLYLRSGEQTRALEDYNKAIELSASFAEAYFNRGLLYYAQGKVAEGTRDLSRAGELGLYEAYSIIKRMNQ; encoded by the coding sequence ATGCGTAAGCCCCTACTTCTAGCCCTAGCCCTCCTCGGTGCGAGCAGCCTGCTCCGCGCCCAGATCGATGTGGATCAGGTCTTGAACATAGGGCGCAATGCGATCTACTTCAAGGACTACATCGTCTCGATGGGCTACTTCAACCAGGTCATCGGCCTACGCCCCTGGATGGCTGAGCCCTACCTCTACCGCTCCATCGCCAAGATCAGCCTCGACGACTACGCTGGGGCCTCAGCCGATGCCAGCCTAGCGCTAGAGCGTAACCCCCTTCTGAGCCGAGCCTACCTCATCCGAGGGATCGCACACCTGGCGAGCAAGGACTACCCAGCGGCGACGAAGGACTTCCGTCAGGGGCTGAGCCTCTCCCCCGCCGACCAGGGCATGCACCACAACCTCACGCTGGCGCTGCTGGAGGAGAAGAAGTACCAGGAGGCCGACAGCGCCGCCTATCAGATGCTGCGCTTCGCCCCCAAGAGCCGCGAGGCCTACCGCTTCCTAGCGCAGTCCGCCCTAGAGCGGCAGGACACGCTATTGGCACAGCAGCGCCTCGGGCAGCTCCTGGAGCTCGACAGCGCCTACAGCCCTGCCTACCTGCTGCGCGCCCAGATCGCCGCAGCCCGCCAGGACTACAGCTCCAGCATCCGTGACCTAGACTACGTCATCGGTCGGGGAAGCGCCTCTGCTAGCCTCTATGTCAATAGGGCCATCATGCGCTACCACCAGAATGACCTGCGGGGCGCTATGGAGGACTACAGCGAGGCCCTACGCCTCAGCCCCTCGGAGCGTGCGGCGCTGAATAACCGCGCCCTGCTGCGCATGCAGGTCGGCGAATACAGCCTGGCGATCACCGACTGGGACAAGCTGCTCCAGCTCGAGCCGAAGAACCACATCGCACGCTACAACCGCGCCCTGCTCCTCGAGCGCGTGGGCCGTCTGCGTGCCGCCCTCAGCGACCTCAATGAGGTACTCCGCGTCTACCCCATCTTCTCCGAGGGCTTCGTAGCGCGTGCTGCCCTCAGGCAGCGTCTCGGGGATACGAAGGGCGCCACGCAGGACCAGCTGCACGTCTTCGACCTAAGCAACAACGCCCGCTACCGCAAGCAGGCCACGCAGCAGGCCAAGACCAACAGCAAGCCCAGCAAGACCCGTAGCGAGACCGACGAGGCGATCGAGAAGTATGGCCTCCTCGTCGAGACCAAGCCCGAGACGGGCGCCGAGCGCCCCAGCTACAGCAGTCAGCTGCGCGGCCGCGTGCAGGACGTAGAGCAGCAGCTGCAGCCCAAGCAGGACGTGCACCTCAGCTACTTCACCGAGGTGGATAAGGATGGCAACCAGAGCCGCGTCTTCTACTCCAGCCTCCTCGACCAGCTCAATAGCCGCCTCAGGCAGCGCGACCGCCGCGCCCCACGCATCCTCCTCGAGGAGCGCAGCCTACAGCTCGGCGAGAAGCAGATCCAGGCGCTGCACGCCGACATCCGTCAGCTCTCGGAGCTCGGCGAGGATCAGGCCGAGCTCTACCTACGCCGAGGCATCGACTACGCCCTGCTTCAGGACCTCGACCAGGCGATCCTAGACTTCACCCGCGCCCTGAGTATCGACCCCAAACTTTCTATAGCATACCTAGCGCGTGCCGCAGCCTCCGTGCGCCGCTCGCAGGCGCTGCAGAGCCGTCAGGCCGAGCCCAGCACGAGCACCGAGCAGCAGCTCATCCGCTCGGCAGCTACCGTCGGTGGACAGCCGATCACCGTGCCGAGTGCCCCACGCCGCCCCAGCGCCCTGCTGGAGCACCCGCCGCTGCTCGACCTCAACCAGCTCCTACAGCTCGCCCCAGGCTTCGCCTACGGCTACTATAATAGGGCCAACCTCTACCTGCGCTCAGGGGAGCAGACCCGCGCCCTCGAGGACTACAACAAGGCCATAGAGCTCAGCGCGAGCTTCGCTGAGGCCTACTTCAACCGCGGCCTCCTCTACTACGCTCAGGGTAAGGTCGCCGAGGGGACGCGTGACCTCAGCCGTGCAGGCGAGCTCGGGCTCTACGAGGCCTACAGCATCATCAAGCGCATGAACCAATAA
- the lpxA gene encoding acyl-ACP--UDP-N-acetylglucosamine O-acyltransferase, with product MSQQQISPLASVSPEAKLGEGVLVHPFAVIEANTELGEGCIIESGAVIKSGSRLGKHCHIHPGAVIGGIPQDLKYAGEESLAILGDHVSVRECATVNRGTASKGKTVVGSHCLLMAYSHVAHDCVLGDHVILGNATQVAGEVEVDDYAILSGGSLVHQFVRISKHVMLQGGSRVNKDIPPYTLIGRDPIVYCGINIVGLRRRGFTNEQIFRINDIYRTLYQRGLNNSEAFKVIEEEIPDTYERQLILDFVRSSERGIVRGTMD from the coding sequence ATGTCACAGCAGCAAATCAGTCCCCTAGCCTCTGTGTCTCCCGAGGCTAAGCTCGGCGAAGGCGTCCTCGTGCATCCCTTCGCCGTCATCGAGGCCAATACGGAGCTCGGCGAAGGCTGTATCATCGAGAGCGGCGCCGTCATCAAGAGCGGCTCGCGCCTGGGTAAGCACTGCCACATCCACCCAGGGGCCGTCATCGGCGGTATCCCTCAGGACCTCAAGTACGCTGGTGAGGAGAGCCTCGCCATCCTCGGCGATCACGTCAGCGTCCGCGAGTGTGCTACCGTCAATCGTGGTACCGCCTCCAAGGGTAAGACCGTCGTCGGCAGCCACTGCCTCCTGATGGCCTACTCGCACGTCGCCCACGACTGCGTCCTCGGCGACCATGTCATCCTCGGCAATGCTACGCAGGTAGCGGGTGAGGTAGAGGTCGACGACTACGCCATCCTCAGCGGTGGCTCGCTGGTGCACCAGTTCGTCCGCATCTCCAAGCACGTCATGCTCCAGGGCGGTAGCCGTGTCAATAAGGACATCCCTCCCTACACGCTCATCGGTCGCGACCCTATCGTCTACTGCGGGATCAACATCGTGGGGCTGCGTCGTCGCGGCTTCACCAACGAGCAGATCTTCCGCATCAACGACATCTACCGCACCCTCTATCAGCGCGGGCTCAACAATAGCGAGGCCTTCAAGGTCATCGAGGAGGAGATCCCCGACACCTACGAGCGCCAGCTCATCCTCGACTTCGTACGCTCCTCCGAGCGAGGTATCGTACGCGGCACCATGGACTAG
- a CDS encoding lipopolysaccharide assembly protein LapB, whose amino-acid sequence MKKIFGYVAALCLLAPMSGWAQRTHVRAAERLLQAEKPNYSEIRRLLGLAEAHEETKADPYTYYIRGLVDHQLYKAEYRKLTTPGIPGDTATMFRHVVDELPAWLRADSLDQRPNAQGRVQPRFTKRIQDFLKEDAPKMYDAGLFYLDHKDYARASRAFDYALQAQRLLLPAGERVLKADSTTANLAYYALVSAYTGKLYPEVIRLGKEYRDLSTNQNEVYQFIARSHLAQQDTLGALPLLEEGARRFPKTTFFFGKLISIHQAQGNYKAAVALIDEAIKAAPTNPNLLVLRGNVYFMAQDWVHATEVYKQVLKLSPDNYDALFNLGQVYYNQAVSLLANPLATKLDEHKAKDYFRQSLPHLEAAYKRSPDQVRELLGNVYYRLGLEQRYAELHQEKQ is encoded by the coding sequence ATGAAGAAAATATTTGGCTACGTAGCTGCCCTGTGTCTACTGGCTCCGATGAGCGGCTGGGCACAGCGCACTCACGTGCGTGCAGCCGAGCGTCTCCTCCAGGCAGAGAAGCCTAATTACTCCGAGATACGCCGCCTGCTGGGGCTGGCCGAGGCTCACGAAGAGACCAAGGCAGACCCCTATACCTACTATATCCGCGGGCTGGTAGACCACCAGCTCTACAAGGCTGAGTACCGCAAGCTGACGACCCCTGGCATCCCTGGGGATACGGCGACGATGTTTCGCCACGTCGTCGATGAGCTCCCCGCCTGGCTGCGGGCCGACTCGCTCGACCAGCGCCCCAACGCGCAGGGACGCGTCCAGCCACGCTTCACCAAGCGTATCCAGGACTTCCTGAAGGAGGACGCGCCGAAGATGTACGACGCGGGGCTCTTCTACCTCGACCATAAGGACTACGCGCGCGCCAGCCGTGCCTTCGACTACGCCCTGCAGGCACAGCGCCTCCTACTCCCCGCAGGCGAGCGCGTGCTGAAGGCTGACAGCACGACGGCCAACCTCGCCTACTACGCCCTCGTCTCGGCCTACACGGGCAAGCTCTACCCCGAGGTCATTCGCCTCGGGAAGGAGTACCGCGACCTCTCGACCAATCAGAACGAGGTCTACCAGTTCATCGCCCGCAGCCATCTGGCGCAGCAGGACACCCTCGGCGCACTCCCGCTGCTGGAGGAGGGAGCTCGGCGCTTCCCGAAGACGACCTTCTTCTTCGGCAAGCTCATCTCCATCCACCAGGCGCAGGGCAACTACAAGGCTGCCGTCGCCCTCATCGACGAGGCCATCAAGGCAGCCCCCACCAATCCCAACCTCCTGGTGCTACGCGGCAACGTCTACTTCATGGCTCAGGACTGGGTGCACGCTACCGAAGTCTACAAGCAGGTGCTGAAGCTAAGCCCTGACAACTATGATGCCCTCTTCAATCTCGGGCAAGTATACTACAACCAAGCCGTAAGCCTGCTGGCTAATCCCCTAGCGACGAAGCTCGACGAGCACAAGGCCAAGGACTACTTCCGCCAGTCCCTGCCCCATCTGGAGGCAGCCTACAAGCGCTCCCCTGATCAGGTGCGTGAGCTGCTGGGCAATGTCTACTATCGTCTCGGACTAGAGCAGCGCTACGCGGAGCTACATCAAGAGAAGCAATGA
- a CDS encoding NAD-dependent epimerase/dehydratase family protein, producing MKNILIIGSTGQIGTELALTLRKHYPTVVVGYIPSAPPHGELLETGPSEVVDITNAAQIAEVVRRYKIDTIYNLAALLSAVAEAKPQLAWKIGLGGLFNVLEVAREEGCAVFTPSSIGSFGPETPRDMTPQDTIQRPKTMYGVTKVSGELLSDYYHKRFGVDTRSVRFPGLISNVAPPGGGTTDYAVDIYYAAVREGKFACPLKPGTYMDMMYMPDALRACMELMEADPSRLLHRNSFNITAMSFDPEGIAASIRELIPSFELHYELDPLRQGIADSWPNSLDDSCARSEWDWKPQYDLPAMTRDMIETIRRKG from the coding sequence ATGAAAAACATCCTGATTATCGGCTCTACGGGGCAGATAGGTACGGAGCTAGCCCTCACCCTACGCAAACACTATCCCACCGTTGTCGTCGGCTACATCCCCTCAGCACCCCCTCATGGCGAGCTGCTCGAGACCGGGCCTAGCGAAGTCGTAGACATCACCAACGCCGCGCAGATCGCCGAGGTCGTGCGCCGCTACAAGATCGACACCATCTACAACCTGGCCGCACTGCTGAGCGCTGTGGCCGAGGCCAAGCCCCAGCTGGCATGGAAGATCGGCCTCGGAGGCCTCTTCAACGTGCTGGAGGTCGCCCGCGAGGAAGGCTGCGCTGTCTTCACCCCGAGCTCCATCGGCTCCTTTGGCCCCGAGACCCCGCGCGACATGACGCCCCAGGACACCATCCAGCGCCCCAAGACCATGTACGGGGTGACCAAGGTGTCAGGTGAGCTGCTCAGCGACTACTACCACAAGCGCTTCGGCGTCGATACGCGCTCGGTACGCTTCCCAGGGCTGATCTCCAATGTAGCGCCTCCAGGGGGCGGCACGACGGACTACGCCGTAGATATTTACTACGCTGCCGTGCGTGAGGGTAAGTTTGCCTGCCCGCTCAAGCCCGGTACCTACATGGATATGATGTACATGCCCGATGCCCTGCGTGCCTGCATGGAGCTGATGGAGGCGGACCCCAGCCGCCTGCTGCACCGCAATTCCTTCAACATCACGGCCATGAGCTTCGACCCCGAGGGTATCGCTGCCTCGATCCGCGAGCTCATCCCCAGCTTCGAGCTGCACTACGAGCTCGATCCACTGCGTCAGGGCATCGCTGACTCCTGGCCCAACTCCCTAGACGATAGCTGCGCGCGCAGCGAGTGGGACTGGAAGCCCCAGTACGACCTGCCGGCCATGACGCGCGATATGATCGAGACGATCCGCCGCAAGGGCTAG